The proteins below are encoded in one region of Sander vitreus isolate 19-12246 chromosome 24, sanVit1, whole genome shotgun sequence:
- the lrrfip1b gene encoding uncharacterized protein lrrfip1b isoform X1: protein MGTQGPGRKRTPNREKLTAEDDALNQIAREAEARLAAKRAARAEARDIRMKELERQQKELSHSHKRYYGLDNKWGHIEQWMEDSERYSRHSRRHTSMSDDEERMSVGSRGSLRVEERPDRDFADKGSRTASTLSAATLASLGGASSRRGSCDTSFSVETEASIRDMKDSLAESEEKYRKAMVSIAQLHNEKSALMYQVETLREELGDTEELLWESRRHCEDRSKECERERQAHRVLQFQFKEMEETLRQAEALLTEVSELRMKSSSYCQEVSDLQEVLQWKEKKMAALERQREISDIVRIEHNRLRDEVVRLRDLLKEHGVVVTSPEVSTNGETGQGEAEDDVSAETASRLAQEMSPAGRESMLGKVRKRQPAEGSELPQDDRKYNRCSQSRNAISTGDQTKMEALKQVKGFDEQAREQTENHPRRNKNARKLPRNKGSEKDPTKKFHMRCQGKTLFTKQPMEIELGTCEPKSSVARFIVVTQDSSSELPECSSELPECSSELPECSSELPECCSELTECSSELPECCSELPECCSELTECSSDRPECSSDRPECSSDRPECSSDRPECSSDRPECNDQTETSKSSIKFVPVEMWKDWSSLKKKIRSMLKGFVEKQSCAAKISRKFPDVPESLNRWISDFVDLAAEDEVPLEDLTAGSKRTEDPESVGQSAAGHSTIVKDRSVSEMFEVASLEVHPQTYPRKVCEDVQEPRASADQDATGSTSGGMQGIYNFTLKVTESSPEETPGASSVEIEEKQSQSDPTVMSWSEEIVFVEFYFAEPAKPKCVPVEEVVETQLSRRRTLSTNSPSSTVRRLLEMTADEIKAMAVPELLLMSLQEGIIEDQCIVESKGSTAEDQEELSVGDLDSCEEVLEMQQQPAVEAVVGDVSVASSVKNLSKRRGFGLRSRKYEHKTDCKIS, encoded by the exons ATGGGGACTCAGGGACCGGGCAGGAAGAGGACCCCAAACCGGGAGAAGCTGACCGCTGAGGACGATGCTCTCAACCAGATCGCACGAGAG gcggAGGCGAGGCTTGCAGCGAAGCGAGCAGCGAGAGCCGAGGCCCGAGACATCAGGATGAAGGAGCTGGAGCGGCAACAGAAAGAG CTGTCTCACAGCCACAAG AGATATTATGGTCTGGATAATAAGTGGGGTCACATTGAACAGTGGATG GAGGACAGTGAGCGGTATTCTCGCCACTCACGGAGACACACTTCG atgTCAGATGATGAAGAGAGGATGTCTGTGGGGAGTCGAGGCAGCCTCAGG gtgGAGGAGAGACCGGACAGAGACTTCGCTGATAAA ggCTCGAGGACGGCGTCGACGCTCTCGGCCGCCACGCTGGCGTCTCTGGGCGGAGCCTCCTCTCGCAGAGGAAGCTGCGACACGTCGTTCTCTGTGGAGACGGAGGCGTCCATCAGAGACATGAAG gacTCTCTGGCGGAGTCGGAGGAGAAGTACCGTAAAGCGATGGTTTCTATCGCTCAGCTGCACAACGAGAAGTCTGCTCTGATGTATCAGGTGGAGACTCTGAGGGAGGAGCTGGGAGACACGGAGGAGCTGCTGTGGGAGTCCCGAAGACACTGTGAAGACCGCAGTAAG GAGTGTGAGCGTGAGCGTCAGGCTCACCGTGTTCTGCAGTTCCAGTTTAAAGAGATGGAGGAAACTCTGAGACAGGCTGAGGCACTGCTCACG gAGGTGTCTGAGCTGCGGATGAAGAGCAGCAGTTATTGTCAGGAGGTTTCTGACCTGCAGGAAGTTCTGCAGTGGAAAGAGAAGAAGATGGCG GCGttggagaggcagagagaaatcTCCGACATCGTTCGGATCGAACACAACCGGCTCAGAGACGAAGTCGTCCGACTCCGAGACTTACTGAAG GAACACGGGGTCGTCGTCACCTCTCCTGAGGTCTCCACCAACGGGGAGACGGGGCAGGGCGAAGCAGAGGATGATGTCAGCGCAGAAACAGCCTCCCGATTGGCTCAGGAAATGTCTCCTGCTGGCAGAGAGAGCATGCTGG GGAAAGTTCGGAAGCGAcagccagcagagggcagcGAACTCCCGCAGGACGACAGGAAATACAACCGCTGTTCCCAGTCTCGTAACGCAATATCCACCGGCGACCAAACCAAAATGGAAGCTTTAAAACAAGTGAAGGGGTTCGATGAACAGGCCAGAGAACAAACCGAAAACCACCCACGTAGAAACAAGAACGCAAGGAAACTACCAAGAAACAAAGGAAGTGAAAAGGATCCAACCAAGAAGTTTCACATGAGATGCCAAGGAAAAACTTTGTTTACAAAACAACCAATGGAAATTGAGCTAGGAACGTGTGAGCCGAAATCTTCCGTCGCCCGATTTATTGTTGTGACTCAAGACAGTTCCTCTGAACTTCCGGAATGTTCCTCTGAACTTCCGGAATGTTCCTCTGAACTTCCGGAATGTTCCTCTGAACTTCCGGAATGTTGCTCTGAACTGACGGAATGTTCCTCTGAACTTCCGGAATGTTGCTCTGAACTGCCGGAATGTTGCTCTGAACTGACGGAATGTTCCTCTGATCGTCCTGAATGTTCCTCTGATCGTCCTGAATGTTCCTCTGATCGTCCTGAATGTTCCTCTGATCGTCCTGAATGTTCCTCTGATCGTCCCGAATGTAACGACCAGACGGAAACCTCAAAGTCGTCAATTAAATTTGTCCCAGTTGAGATGTGGAAGGACTGGAGTAGTTTGAAAAAGAAGATTCGAAGCATGCTGAAAGGGTTTGTTGAAAAACAGAGTTGTGCAGCTAAAATCTCAAGAAAATTCCCGGATGTCCCAGAATCTCTCAATCGATGGATTTCAGATTTCGTAGACTTGGCTGCGGAGGATGAAGTGCCTTTGGAGGACTTAACAGCAGGAAGTAAAAGAACAGAAGATCCTGAAAGTGTGGGGCAGAGCGCTGCTGGACATTCAACGATAGTTAAAGACCGTTCGGTCTCAGAAATGTTCGAAGTAGCATCTCTGGAGGTACATCCACAAACATATCCAAGGAAAGTTTGTGAAGACGTTCAGGAGCCTCGAGCAAGTGCTGACCAAGACGCAACAGGAAGTACCTCAGGAGGCATGCAGGGAATATAtaattttactttgaaagtCACTGAATCTTCTCCAGAAGAAACGCCCGGTGCAAGCTCAGTTGAAATAGAAGAAAAGCAAAGTCAGAGCGATCCAACAGTGATGAGCTGGTCTGAGGAAATAGTTTTTGTTGAATTTTACTTTGCCGAACCTGCAAAACCCAAATGTGTTCCTGTTGAGGAAGTTGTTGAGACGCAACTCAGTAGGCGTCGAACACTATCGACAAACTCTCCAAGTTCAACGGTCAGACGGCTTTTAGAAATGACTGCAGATGAAATCAAGGCGATGGCGGTTCCAGAGCTGCTGTTGATGAGCCTACAGGAAGGGATAATTGAGGATCAATGTATTGTCGAGTCAAAAGGATCGACTGCTGAGGATCAGGAGGAGCTGTCGGTTGGAGACTTGGACAGCTGCGAGGAGGTGCTGGAAATGCAACAACAACCAGCGGTCGAGGCTGTTGTTGGAGATGTTTCAGTGGCGAGCAGCGTGAAAAACCTGAGTAAAAGGAGAGGATTCGGTTTGCGCAGCAGGAAATACGAACACAAAACTGACTGCAAGATTTCATag
- the lrrfip1b gene encoding uncharacterized protein lrrfip1b isoform X2 codes for MGTQGPGRKRTPNREKLTAEDDALNQIAREAEARLAAKRAARAEARDIRMKELERQQKELSHSHKEDSERYSRHSRRHTSMSDDEERMSVGSRGSLRVEERPDRDFADKGSRTASTLSAATLASLGGASSRRGSCDTSFSVETEASIRDMKDSLAESEEKYRKAMVSIAQLHNEKSALMYQVETLREELGDTEELLWESRRHCEDRSKECERERQAHRVLQFQFKEMEETLRQAEALLTEVSELRMKSSSYCQEVSDLQEVLQWKEKKMAALERQREISDIVRIEHNRLRDEVVRLRDLLKEHGVVVTSPEVSTNGETGQGEAEDDVSAETASRLAQEMSPAGRESMLGKVRKRQPAEGSELPQDDRKYNRCSQSRNAISTGDQTKMEALKQVKGFDEQAREQTENHPRRNKNARKLPRNKGSEKDPTKKFHMRCQGKTLFTKQPMEIELGTCEPKSSVARFIVVTQDSSSELPECSSELPECSSELPECSSELPECCSELTECSSELPECCSELPECCSELTECSSDRPECSSDRPECSSDRPECSSDRPECSSDRPECNDQTETSKSSIKFVPVEMWKDWSSLKKKIRSMLKGFVEKQSCAAKISRKFPDVPESLNRWISDFVDLAAEDEVPLEDLTAGSKRTEDPESVGQSAAGHSTIVKDRSVSEMFEVASLEVHPQTYPRKVCEDVQEPRASADQDATGSTSGGMQGIYNFTLKVTESSPEETPGASSVEIEEKQSQSDPTVMSWSEEIVFVEFYFAEPAKPKCVPVEEVVETQLSRRRTLSTNSPSSTVRRLLEMTADEIKAMAVPELLLMSLQEGIIEDQCIVESKGSTAEDQEELSVGDLDSCEEVLEMQQQPAVEAVVGDVSVASSVKNLSKRRGFGLRSRKYEHKTDCKIS; via the exons ATGGGGACTCAGGGACCGGGCAGGAAGAGGACCCCAAACCGGGAGAAGCTGACCGCTGAGGACGATGCTCTCAACCAGATCGCACGAGAG gcggAGGCGAGGCTTGCAGCGAAGCGAGCAGCGAGAGCCGAGGCCCGAGACATCAGGATGAAGGAGCTGGAGCGGCAACAGAAAGAG CTGTCTCACAGCCACAAG GAGGACAGTGAGCGGTATTCTCGCCACTCACGGAGACACACTTCG atgTCAGATGATGAAGAGAGGATGTCTGTGGGGAGTCGAGGCAGCCTCAGG gtgGAGGAGAGACCGGACAGAGACTTCGCTGATAAA ggCTCGAGGACGGCGTCGACGCTCTCGGCCGCCACGCTGGCGTCTCTGGGCGGAGCCTCCTCTCGCAGAGGAAGCTGCGACACGTCGTTCTCTGTGGAGACGGAGGCGTCCATCAGAGACATGAAG gacTCTCTGGCGGAGTCGGAGGAGAAGTACCGTAAAGCGATGGTTTCTATCGCTCAGCTGCACAACGAGAAGTCTGCTCTGATGTATCAGGTGGAGACTCTGAGGGAGGAGCTGGGAGACACGGAGGAGCTGCTGTGGGAGTCCCGAAGACACTGTGAAGACCGCAGTAAG GAGTGTGAGCGTGAGCGTCAGGCTCACCGTGTTCTGCAGTTCCAGTTTAAAGAGATGGAGGAAACTCTGAGACAGGCTGAGGCACTGCTCACG gAGGTGTCTGAGCTGCGGATGAAGAGCAGCAGTTATTGTCAGGAGGTTTCTGACCTGCAGGAAGTTCTGCAGTGGAAAGAGAAGAAGATGGCG GCGttggagaggcagagagaaatcTCCGACATCGTTCGGATCGAACACAACCGGCTCAGAGACGAAGTCGTCCGACTCCGAGACTTACTGAAG GAACACGGGGTCGTCGTCACCTCTCCTGAGGTCTCCACCAACGGGGAGACGGGGCAGGGCGAAGCAGAGGATGATGTCAGCGCAGAAACAGCCTCCCGATTGGCTCAGGAAATGTCTCCTGCTGGCAGAGAGAGCATGCTGG GGAAAGTTCGGAAGCGAcagccagcagagggcagcGAACTCCCGCAGGACGACAGGAAATACAACCGCTGTTCCCAGTCTCGTAACGCAATATCCACCGGCGACCAAACCAAAATGGAAGCTTTAAAACAAGTGAAGGGGTTCGATGAACAGGCCAGAGAACAAACCGAAAACCACCCACGTAGAAACAAGAACGCAAGGAAACTACCAAGAAACAAAGGAAGTGAAAAGGATCCAACCAAGAAGTTTCACATGAGATGCCAAGGAAAAACTTTGTTTACAAAACAACCAATGGAAATTGAGCTAGGAACGTGTGAGCCGAAATCTTCCGTCGCCCGATTTATTGTTGTGACTCAAGACAGTTCCTCTGAACTTCCGGAATGTTCCTCTGAACTTCCGGAATGTTCCTCTGAACTTCCGGAATGTTCCTCTGAACTTCCGGAATGTTGCTCTGAACTGACGGAATGTTCCTCTGAACTTCCGGAATGTTGCTCTGAACTGCCGGAATGTTGCTCTGAACTGACGGAATGTTCCTCTGATCGTCCTGAATGTTCCTCTGATCGTCCTGAATGTTCCTCTGATCGTCCTGAATGTTCCTCTGATCGTCCTGAATGTTCCTCTGATCGTCCCGAATGTAACGACCAGACGGAAACCTCAAAGTCGTCAATTAAATTTGTCCCAGTTGAGATGTGGAAGGACTGGAGTAGTTTGAAAAAGAAGATTCGAAGCATGCTGAAAGGGTTTGTTGAAAAACAGAGTTGTGCAGCTAAAATCTCAAGAAAATTCCCGGATGTCCCAGAATCTCTCAATCGATGGATTTCAGATTTCGTAGACTTGGCTGCGGAGGATGAAGTGCCTTTGGAGGACTTAACAGCAGGAAGTAAAAGAACAGAAGATCCTGAAAGTGTGGGGCAGAGCGCTGCTGGACATTCAACGATAGTTAAAGACCGTTCGGTCTCAGAAATGTTCGAAGTAGCATCTCTGGAGGTACATCCACAAACATATCCAAGGAAAGTTTGTGAAGACGTTCAGGAGCCTCGAGCAAGTGCTGACCAAGACGCAACAGGAAGTACCTCAGGAGGCATGCAGGGAATATAtaattttactttgaaagtCACTGAATCTTCTCCAGAAGAAACGCCCGGTGCAAGCTCAGTTGAAATAGAAGAAAAGCAAAGTCAGAGCGATCCAACAGTGATGAGCTGGTCTGAGGAAATAGTTTTTGTTGAATTTTACTTTGCCGAACCTGCAAAACCCAAATGTGTTCCTGTTGAGGAAGTTGTTGAGACGCAACTCAGTAGGCGTCGAACACTATCGACAAACTCTCCAAGTTCAACGGTCAGACGGCTTTTAGAAATGACTGCAGATGAAATCAAGGCGATGGCGGTTCCAGAGCTGCTGTTGATGAGCCTACAGGAAGGGATAATTGAGGATCAATGTATTGTCGAGTCAAAAGGATCGACTGCTGAGGATCAGGAGGAGCTGTCGGTTGGAGACTTGGACAGCTGCGAGGAGGTGCTGGAAATGCAACAACAACCAGCGGTCGAGGCTGTTGTTGGAGATGTTTCAGTGGCGAGCAGCGTGAAAAACCTGAGTAAAAGGAGAGGATTCGGTTTGCGCAGCAGGAAATACGAACACAAAACTGACTGCAAGATTTCATag
- the lrrfip1b gene encoding uncharacterized protein lrrfip1b isoform X3, whose product MGTQGPGRKRTPNREKLTAEDDALNQIAREAEARLAAKRAARAEARDIRMKELERQQKEEDSERYSRHSRRHTSMSDDEERMSVGSRGSLRVEERPDRDFADKGSRTASTLSAATLASLGGASSRRGSCDTSFSVETEASIRDMKDSLAESEEKYRKAMVSIAQLHNEKSALMYQVETLREELGDTEELLWESRRHCEDRSKECERERQAHRVLQFQFKEMEETLRQAEALLTEVSELRMKSSSYCQEVSDLQEVLQWKEKKMAALERQREISDIVRIEHNRLRDEVVRLRDLLKEHGVVVTSPEVSTNGETGQGEAEDDVSAETASRLAQEMSPAGRESMLGKVRKRQPAEGSELPQDDRKYNRCSQSRNAISTGDQTKMEALKQVKGFDEQAREQTENHPRRNKNARKLPRNKGSEKDPTKKFHMRCQGKTLFTKQPMEIELGTCEPKSSVARFIVVTQDSSSELPECSSELPECSSELPECSSELPECCSELTECSSELPECCSELPECCSELTECSSDRPECSSDRPECSSDRPECSSDRPECSSDRPECNDQTETSKSSIKFVPVEMWKDWSSLKKKIRSMLKGFVEKQSCAAKISRKFPDVPESLNRWISDFVDLAAEDEVPLEDLTAGSKRTEDPESVGQSAAGHSTIVKDRSVSEMFEVASLEVHPQTYPRKVCEDVQEPRASADQDATGSTSGGMQGIYNFTLKVTESSPEETPGASSVEIEEKQSQSDPTVMSWSEEIVFVEFYFAEPAKPKCVPVEEVVETQLSRRRTLSTNSPSSTVRRLLEMTADEIKAMAVPELLLMSLQEGIIEDQCIVESKGSTAEDQEELSVGDLDSCEEVLEMQQQPAVEAVVGDVSVASSVKNLSKRRGFGLRSRKYEHKTDCKIS is encoded by the exons ATGGGGACTCAGGGACCGGGCAGGAAGAGGACCCCAAACCGGGAGAAGCTGACCGCTGAGGACGATGCTCTCAACCAGATCGCACGAGAG gcggAGGCGAGGCTTGCAGCGAAGCGAGCAGCGAGAGCCGAGGCCCGAGACATCAGGATGAAGGAGCTGGAGCGGCAACAGAAAGAG GAGGACAGTGAGCGGTATTCTCGCCACTCACGGAGACACACTTCG atgTCAGATGATGAAGAGAGGATGTCTGTGGGGAGTCGAGGCAGCCTCAGG gtgGAGGAGAGACCGGACAGAGACTTCGCTGATAAA ggCTCGAGGACGGCGTCGACGCTCTCGGCCGCCACGCTGGCGTCTCTGGGCGGAGCCTCCTCTCGCAGAGGAAGCTGCGACACGTCGTTCTCTGTGGAGACGGAGGCGTCCATCAGAGACATGAAG gacTCTCTGGCGGAGTCGGAGGAGAAGTACCGTAAAGCGATGGTTTCTATCGCTCAGCTGCACAACGAGAAGTCTGCTCTGATGTATCAGGTGGAGACTCTGAGGGAGGAGCTGGGAGACACGGAGGAGCTGCTGTGGGAGTCCCGAAGACACTGTGAAGACCGCAGTAAG GAGTGTGAGCGTGAGCGTCAGGCTCACCGTGTTCTGCAGTTCCAGTTTAAAGAGATGGAGGAAACTCTGAGACAGGCTGAGGCACTGCTCACG gAGGTGTCTGAGCTGCGGATGAAGAGCAGCAGTTATTGTCAGGAGGTTTCTGACCTGCAGGAAGTTCTGCAGTGGAAAGAGAAGAAGATGGCG GCGttggagaggcagagagaaatcTCCGACATCGTTCGGATCGAACACAACCGGCTCAGAGACGAAGTCGTCCGACTCCGAGACTTACTGAAG GAACACGGGGTCGTCGTCACCTCTCCTGAGGTCTCCACCAACGGGGAGACGGGGCAGGGCGAAGCAGAGGATGATGTCAGCGCAGAAACAGCCTCCCGATTGGCTCAGGAAATGTCTCCTGCTGGCAGAGAGAGCATGCTGG GGAAAGTTCGGAAGCGAcagccagcagagggcagcGAACTCCCGCAGGACGACAGGAAATACAACCGCTGTTCCCAGTCTCGTAACGCAATATCCACCGGCGACCAAACCAAAATGGAAGCTTTAAAACAAGTGAAGGGGTTCGATGAACAGGCCAGAGAACAAACCGAAAACCACCCACGTAGAAACAAGAACGCAAGGAAACTACCAAGAAACAAAGGAAGTGAAAAGGATCCAACCAAGAAGTTTCACATGAGATGCCAAGGAAAAACTTTGTTTACAAAACAACCAATGGAAATTGAGCTAGGAACGTGTGAGCCGAAATCTTCCGTCGCCCGATTTATTGTTGTGACTCAAGACAGTTCCTCTGAACTTCCGGAATGTTCCTCTGAACTTCCGGAATGTTCCTCTGAACTTCCGGAATGTTCCTCTGAACTTCCGGAATGTTGCTCTGAACTGACGGAATGTTCCTCTGAACTTCCGGAATGTTGCTCTGAACTGCCGGAATGTTGCTCTGAACTGACGGAATGTTCCTCTGATCGTCCTGAATGTTCCTCTGATCGTCCTGAATGTTCCTCTGATCGTCCTGAATGTTCCTCTGATCGTCCTGAATGTTCCTCTGATCGTCCCGAATGTAACGACCAGACGGAAACCTCAAAGTCGTCAATTAAATTTGTCCCAGTTGAGATGTGGAAGGACTGGAGTAGTTTGAAAAAGAAGATTCGAAGCATGCTGAAAGGGTTTGTTGAAAAACAGAGTTGTGCAGCTAAAATCTCAAGAAAATTCCCGGATGTCCCAGAATCTCTCAATCGATGGATTTCAGATTTCGTAGACTTGGCTGCGGAGGATGAAGTGCCTTTGGAGGACTTAACAGCAGGAAGTAAAAGAACAGAAGATCCTGAAAGTGTGGGGCAGAGCGCTGCTGGACATTCAACGATAGTTAAAGACCGTTCGGTCTCAGAAATGTTCGAAGTAGCATCTCTGGAGGTACATCCACAAACATATCCAAGGAAAGTTTGTGAAGACGTTCAGGAGCCTCGAGCAAGTGCTGACCAAGACGCAACAGGAAGTACCTCAGGAGGCATGCAGGGAATATAtaattttactttgaaagtCACTGAATCTTCTCCAGAAGAAACGCCCGGTGCAAGCTCAGTTGAAATAGAAGAAAAGCAAAGTCAGAGCGATCCAACAGTGATGAGCTGGTCTGAGGAAATAGTTTTTGTTGAATTTTACTTTGCCGAACCTGCAAAACCCAAATGTGTTCCTGTTGAGGAAGTTGTTGAGACGCAACTCAGTAGGCGTCGAACACTATCGACAAACTCTCCAAGTTCAACGGTCAGACGGCTTTTAGAAATGACTGCAGATGAAATCAAGGCGATGGCGGTTCCAGAGCTGCTGTTGATGAGCCTACAGGAAGGGATAATTGAGGATCAATGTATTGTCGAGTCAAAAGGATCGACTGCTGAGGATCAGGAGGAGCTGTCGGTTGGAGACTTGGACAGCTGCGAGGAGGTGCTGGAAATGCAACAACAACCAGCGGTCGAGGCTGTTGTTGGAGATGTTTCAGTGGCGAGCAGCGTGAAAAACCTGAGTAAAAGGAGAGGATTCGGTTTGCGCAGCAGGAAATACGAACACAAAACTGACTGCAAGATTTCATag
- the lrrfip1b gene encoding uncharacterized protein lrrfip1b isoform X5: MGTQGPGRKRTPNREKLTAEDDALNQIAREAEARLAAKRAARAEARDIRMKELERQQKEMSDDEERMSVGSRGSLRVEERPDRDFADKGSRTASTLSAATLASLGGASSRRGSCDTSFSVETEASIRDMKDSLAESEEKYRKAMVSIAQLHNEKSALMYQVETLREELGDTEELLWESRRHCEDRSKECERERQAHRVLQFQFKEMEETLRQAEALLTEVSELRMKSSSYCQEVSDLQEVLQWKEKKMAALERQREISDIVRIEHNRLRDEVVRLRDLLKEHGVVVTSPEVSTNGETGQGEAEDDVSAETASRLAQEMSPAGRESMLGKVRKRQPAEGSELPQDDRKYNRCSQSRNAISTGDQTKMEALKQVKGFDEQAREQTENHPRRNKNARKLPRNKGSEKDPTKKFHMRCQGKTLFTKQPMEIELGTCEPKSSVARFIVVTQDSSSELPECSSELPECSSELPECSSELPECCSELTECSSELPECCSELPECCSELTECSSDRPECSSDRPECSSDRPECSSDRPECSSDRPECNDQTETSKSSIKFVPVEMWKDWSSLKKKIRSMLKGFVEKQSCAAKISRKFPDVPESLNRWISDFVDLAAEDEVPLEDLTAGSKRTEDPESVGQSAAGHSTIVKDRSVSEMFEVASLEVHPQTYPRKVCEDVQEPRASADQDATGSTSGGMQGIYNFTLKVTESSPEETPGASSVEIEEKQSQSDPTVMSWSEEIVFVEFYFAEPAKPKCVPVEEVVETQLSRRRTLSTNSPSSTVRRLLEMTADEIKAMAVPELLLMSLQEGIIEDQCIVESKGSTAEDQEELSVGDLDSCEEVLEMQQQPAVEAVVGDVSVASSVKNLSKRRGFGLRSRKYEHKTDCKIS, from the exons ATGGGGACTCAGGGACCGGGCAGGAAGAGGACCCCAAACCGGGAGAAGCTGACCGCTGAGGACGATGCTCTCAACCAGATCGCACGAGAG gcggAGGCGAGGCTTGCAGCGAAGCGAGCAGCGAGAGCCGAGGCCCGAGACATCAGGATGAAGGAGCTGGAGCGGCAACAGAAAGAG atgTCAGATGATGAAGAGAGGATGTCTGTGGGGAGTCGAGGCAGCCTCAGG gtgGAGGAGAGACCGGACAGAGACTTCGCTGATAAA ggCTCGAGGACGGCGTCGACGCTCTCGGCCGCCACGCTGGCGTCTCTGGGCGGAGCCTCCTCTCGCAGAGGAAGCTGCGACACGTCGTTCTCTGTGGAGACGGAGGCGTCCATCAGAGACATGAAG gacTCTCTGGCGGAGTCGGAGGAGAAGTACCGTAAAGCGATGGTTTCTATCGCTCAGCTGCACAACGAGAAGTCTGCTCTGATGTATCAGGTGGAGACTCTGAGGGAGGAGCTGGGAGACACGGAGGAGCTGCTGTGGGAGTCCCGAAGACACTGTGAAGACCGCAGTAAG GAGTGTGAGCGTGAGCGTCAGGCTCACCGTGTTCTGCAGTTCCAGTTTAAAGAGATGGAGGAAACTCTGAGACAGGCTGAGGCACTGCTCACG gAGGTGTCTGAGCTGCGGATGAAGAGCAGCAGTTATTGTCAGGAGGTTTCTGACCTGCAGGAAGTTCTGCAGTGGAAAGAGAAGAAGATGGCG GCGttggagaggcagagagaaatcTCCGACATCGTTCGGATCGAACACAACCGGCTCAGAGACGAAGTCGTCCGACTCCGAGACTTACTGAAG GAACACGGGGTCGTCGTCACCTCTCCTGAGGTCTCCACCAACGGGGAGACGGGGCAGGGCGAAGCAGAGGATGATGTCAGCGCAGAAACAGCCTCCCGATTGGCTCAGGAAATGTCTCCTGCTGGCAGAGAGAGCATGCTGG GGAAAGTTCGGAAGCGAcagccagcagagggcagcGAACTCCCGCAGGACGACAGGAAATACAACCGCTGTTCCCAGTCTCGTAACGCAATATCCACCGGCGACCAAACCAAAATGGAAGCTTTAAAACAAGTGAAGGGGTTCGATGAACAGGCCAGAGAACAAACCGAAAACCACCCACGTAGAAACAAGAACGCAAGGAAACTACCAAGAAACAAAGGAAGTGAAAAGGATCCAACCAAGAAGTTTCACATGAGATGCCAAGGAAAAACTTTGTTTACAAAACAACCAATGGAAATTGAGCTAGGAACGTGTGAGCCGAAATCTTCCGTCGCCCGATTTATTGTTGTGACTCAAGACAGTTCCTCTGAACTTCCGGAATGTTCCTCTGAACTTCCGGAATGTTCCTCTGAACTTCCGGAATGTTCCTCTGAACTTCCGGAATGTTGCTCTGAACTGACGGAATGTTCCTCTGAACTTCCGGAATGTTGCTCTGAACTGCCGGAATGTTGCTCTGAACTGACGGAATGTTCCTCTGATCGTCCTGAATGTTCCTCTGATCGTCCTGAATGTTCCTCTGATCGTCCTGAATGTTCCTCTGATCGTCCTGAATGTTCCTCTGATCGTCCCGAATGTAACGACCAGACGGAAACCTCAAAGTCGTCAATTAAATTTGTCCCAGTTGAGATGTGGAAGGACTGGAGTAGTTTGAAAAAGAAGATTCGAAGCATGCTGAAAGGGTTTGTTGAAAAACAGAGTTGTGCAGCTAAAATCTCAAGAAAATTCCCGGATGTCCCAGAATCTCTCAATCGATGGATTTCAGATTTCGTAGACTTGGCTGCGGAGGATGAAGTGCCTTTGGAGGACTTAACAGCAGGAAGTAAAAGAACAGAAGATCCTGAAAGTGTGGGGCAGAGCGCTGCTGGACATTCAACGATAGTTAAAGACCGTTCGGTCTCAGAAATGTTCGAAGTAGCATCTCTGGAGGTACATCCACAAACATATCCAAGGAAAGTTTGTGAAGACGTTCAGGAGCCTCGAGCAAGTGCTGACCAAGACGCAACAGGAAGTACCTCAGGAGGCATGCAGGGAATATAtaattttactttgaaagtCACTGAATCTTCTCCAGAAGAAACGCCCGGTGCAAGCTCAGTTGAAATAGAAGAAAAGCAAAGTCAGAGCGATCCAACAGTGATGAGCTGGTCTGAGGAAATAGTTTTTGTTGAATTTTACTTTGCCGAACCTGCAAAACCCAAATGTGTTCCTGTTGAGGAAGTTGTTGAGACGCAACTCAGTAGGCGTCGAACACTATCGACAAACTCTCCAAGTTCAACGGTCAGACGGCTTTTAGAAATGACTGCAGATGAAATCAAGGCGATGGCGGTTCCAGAGCTGCTGTTGATGAGCCTACAGGAAGGGATAATTGAGGATCAATGTATTGTCGAGTCAAAAGGATCGACTGCTGAGGATCAGGAGGAGCTGTCGGTTGGAGACTTGGACAGCTGCGAGGAGGTGCTGGAAATGCAACAACAACCAGCGGTCGAGGCTGTTGTTGGAGATGTTTCAGTGGCGAGCAGCGTGAAAAACCTGAGTAAAAGGAGAGGATTCGGTTTGCGCAGCAGGAAATACGAACACAAAACTGACTGCAAGATTTCATag